The following proteins come from a genomic window of Anticarsia gemmatalis isolate Benzon Research Colony breed Stoneville strain chromosome 25, ilAntGemm2 primary, whole genome shotgun sequence:
- the LOC142984028 gene encoding facilitated trehalose transporter Tret1-like, with protein MEAWITPVTKQCLVTAGVAMNVGQFGLVMSFTAVLLPQLRRRDSTIPIDETSGSWIAAVPGFALVLGNFIVPSIMGKYGRKIANIISVVIVVIGWLSIIASENVPALLIARLLQGLSMGMSTSLGPILIGEYTSPKHRGPFLSTMGLSMSVMTLIVHTLGLYLSWETTAIVCAVISFIDLIIVFFSPESPSWLADQGRYEECEKVFHWLRGDFEEENELKRMIETSQLARESKTEANIAETSFGNRLKRDFVYFNQTIRKKEFYKPIFIVIHMYMIAHWGGINLLSAYTLDTFHYVLGDTKYNTLMVITLDIQRIISNTAAIFIMRRVKRRKMLFVTVIVNILALAGTGVYSYAKMHGLLAYDSIIFGAILIHIHTCSVVTGSLPLPMVISGEIFPMKYRSLAGGISALFYSLNFFLTVKTVLFLFRTVQFYGAYFIYAAVLTYCLIIAWKFLPETKDRTLQDIEEEFKGNRSPEDLKSAQSLKSLNGTSA; from the exons ATGGAAGCCTGGATAACTCCTGTAACGAAACAA TGCCTGGTGACAGCAGGTGTGGCCATGAACGTTGGCCAGTTCGGGCTGGTGATGTCGTTCACCGCTGTTCTTCTGCCGCAGCTGAGGAGACGAGACTCCACCATACCTATTGATGAGACTTCTGGATCTTGGATAG CCGCAGTGCCCGGTTTTGCGCTGGTGCTAGGCAACTTCATAGTCCCATCCATCATGGGTAAATACGGGAGGAAGATAGCCAACATAATCAGCGTAGTCATCGTAGTTATCGGCTGGCTTTCCATCATCGCATCTGAAAATGTCCCGGCTCTCCTCATCGCTCGGCTACTGCAAGGTCTATCAATGGGAATGAGCACTTCTTTAGGACCCATTTTGATAGGAGAATACACTAGTCCAAAGCATCGAGGACCATTTCTTTCAACCATGGGTCTTTCAATGTCTGTAATGACTCTTATAGTCCACACTTTAGGCTTGTACCTATCATGGGAAACAACTGCAATTGTATGCGCTGTTATCTCCTTCATAGACCTTATTATAGTGTTCTTTTCTCCCGAGTCACCGAGCTGGCTAGCAGACCAGGGAAGGTACGAAGAGTGCGAGAAAGTCTTCCACTGGCTTAGAGGTGACTTCGAAGAAGAAAACGAACTCAAAAGGATGATTGAAACTAGTCAACTGGCGCGTGAATCTAAAACCGAAGCGAATATTGCCGAGACTTCGTTCGGAAACAGACTGAAAAGGGATTTCGTATATTTTAACCAAACTATTAGAAAGAAGGAGTTTTATAAGCcgatttttattgttattcacATGTATATGATAGCTCATTGGGGTGGGATCAATCTTTTATCAGCATATACTCTAGATACGTTCCATTACGTGTTAGGAGATACCAAATACAACACACTAATGGTTATTACATTAGACATACAGCGGATTATATCCAACACAGCAGCTATATTCATCATGAGACGAGTGAAAAGACGTAAAATGTTGTTCGTCACGGTCATCGTCAACATTTTAGCTTTAGCTGGTACAGGAGTCTATTCATACGCGAAGATGCATGGTCTTTTGGCGTACGATAGTATAATTTTCGGAGCAATTCTCATACATATCCATACCTGTTCTGTAGTGACTGGTTCTCTTCCATTACCAATGGTTATTTCTGGAGAAATCTTCCCTATGAAATACAGAAGTCTAGCTGGAGGTATCAGTGCCTTATTTTACTCTTTAAATTTCTTCTTAACAGTTAAGACTGTGCTGTTTTTATTCCGAACTGTGCAGTTCTATGGAGCTTATTTCATCTACGCGGCCGTATTGACTTATTGCTTGATTATTGCGTGGAAATTCTTACCAGAGACCAAAGACAGGACCTTGCAGGACATAGAAGAAGAATTTAAAGGGAATAGGTCGCCTGAAGATCTGAAATCTGCTCAATCGTTGAAATCTCTTAACGGAACCTCAGCTTAG
- the LOC142984025 gene encoding uncharacterized protein LOC142984025 — protein MKACLVCKKGGTQFKTKKYKASQRLHHFDRRTLRQCRRAIDLRYDHNLRYGDIILTFMNRDQYGFHNACLDELRTFQNEIPVIEIDDYEMAEEPDEEVEAEPNGEVPLHDENTVDIYQENKKENDSDSDQSQSDEDMSDSDEDEDSEFETKIDQSELYFQILSDNDETKSQDDEEEKDQAQAELMKKENMSASDQENKQCDQNTINTDQEKVDCSNNDQEQPNNGNITVIDLKKEDNGEPAGNQTQLNDEDMTDIDQEKSNDQAQVNDQNITDTDQKKENNGKPEDEQAKSIDENMADVSQEKNNDQVNDQDITNTDQKKENNGKPEDKPAKSIDENMADVSQEKNNDQVNDQDITDTDQKKDNSSKPEGNQAQPSDKNITDVSEEKNNDQNVTDTDQNKENNTESKSEQSQIDDEIMTDDSENKTNDQVNDQNITDNDQTKENNTEPESEQAQLDDENMSEVDQEKNNDQVSDQNITDTDQKKENNSQPQGEQAQIDNENMTDDSQEKSDSQVNDQNITDTEQTKENNGQPEVDQAQPKDENMTDIDQEKNNDQNITDTDKKKENNGKPEVDSAQLDDENMSDIDEEKNNDQAQRNNEDTPELGEKNKDVGEPEHDQVQPNDENMTDADQKNENKQTQLNGERPPKTDEKNEKRAKDVQEQVDDENMSDTDQESAPESGDENVNSDTVDNQVQIRTTGGGESLDELDEPPDEFEILIKKSVAAQMLGIELPTLSPKAIDILTTEFPTELEIATGEPCQSELDKIREPVQSIEDVVDPNDVHGVGETHDLGVVINLSPSYLLTIREAVEMVRQINVRLDAMLQAYEAAPAGVSPPPRFSRFPRYVDGTLEMWCANRLTLQWLNYAVSTIPSPRDQTYIQMSRKTGRNRRIYKCYCHVPDTGLTKSTMYMRLCQQNRNIEDLEHWLTGTFKIKSGLLVRIHVPTDKVNILMENDYRLYYGLGCTYVRFSGPGGLQATPPPLPPPVVRELRN, from the coding sequence ATGAAGGCGTGCCTCGTGTGTAAGAAAGGCGGCACccagtttaaaacaaaaaagtataaagCGTCCCAACGACTCCATCATTTCGATAGAAGAACACTGAGACAGTGCCGCAGGGCGATCGACCTGAGATATGACCATAATTTACGATATGGCGACATTATTCTCACTTTTATGAATCGAGACCAATATGGTTTCCATAATGCGTGTCTCGATGAGCTTAGAACATTCCAAAATGAGATCCCCGTGATTGAAATCGATGATTATGAGATGGCTGAAGAGCCAGACGAAGAGGTAGAGGCAGAACCAAACGGCGAAGTGCCGCTTCATGATGAAAATACAGTGGATAtttatcaagaaaataaaaaagagaatgATTCAGACAGTGATCAATCACAGTCTGATGAAGATATGTCAGACTCTGATGAGGACGAAGATTCAgagtttgaaacaaaaattgaTCAATCAGAgctttattttcaaattttaagtGACAATGATGAGACAAAATCACAAGATGATGAAGAAGAAAAGGATCAAGCACAAGCTGAGCTGATGAAAAAGGAAAATATGTCTGCATCTGATCAGGAAAACAAACAATGTGATCAAAATACCATTAATACTGACCAGGAAAAGGTCGATTGCTCAAATAATGATCAAGAACAGCCTAATAATGGAAATATAACTGTCATTGATCTGAAAAAGGAAGACAATGGTGAACCAGCAGGTAACCAAACACAGCTTAATGACGAAGATATGACTGATATTGATCAGGAAAAAAGTAATGATCAAGCACAAGTTAATGACCAAAATATTACTGACACTGAtcagaaaaaagaaaacaatggcAAACCAGAAGATGAACAGGCAAAGTCTATCGATGAAAATATGGCTGATGTAAGTCAGGAGAAAAATAATGATCAAGTTAATGATCAAGATATTACTAACACTGATCAGAAAAAAGAGAACAATGGCAAACCAGAAGATAAACCGGCAAAGTCTATTGATGAAAATATGGCTGATGTAAGTCAGGAGAAAAATAATGATCAAGTTAATGATCAAGATATTACTGACACTGATCAGAAAAAAGACAACAGTAGTAAACCAGAAGGTAATCAGGCACAGCCTAGTGATAAAAATATCACTGATGTTAGTGAGGAGAAAAATAATGATCAAAATGTTACTGACACTgatcaaaataaagaaaataatactgaaTCAAAAAGTGAACAATCACAGATTGATGATGAAATTATGACTGATGATTCTGAGAATAAAACTAATGATCAAGTTAACGATCAAAATATAACTGACAATGATcagacaaaagaaaacaatactGAACCAGAAAGTGAACAAGCACAGCTTGATGATGAAAATATGAGTGAAGTTGATcaggaaaaaaataatgatcaagTTAGTGATCAAAATATTACTGACACTGatcagaaaaaagaaaataatagtcaaCCACAAGGTGAACAAGCACAGATTGATAATGAAAATATGACTGATGATTCTCAAGAGAAAAGTGATAGTCAAGTTAACGATCAAAATATTACTGACACTGAAcagacaaaagaaaacaatggtCAACCAGAAGTTGATCAAGCACAGCCTAAAGATGAAAATATGACTGATATTGATCAAGAGAAAAATAATGATCAAAATATTACTGACACtgataagaaaaaagaaaacaatggtAAACCAGAAGTTGATTCAGCACAGCTTGATGATGAAAATATGTCTGATATTGATgaggaaaaaaataatgatcaagCACAGCGTAATAATGAAGATACACCTGAACTTGGTGAGAAAAACAAAGACGTTGGTGAACCGGAACATGATCAAGTGCAGCCTAATGATGAAAATATGACCGACGCTGATCAGAAAAATGAGAATAAACAAACACAGCTGAATGGTGAAAGACCACCTAAAACTgatgaaaaaaatgaaaaaagagCAAAAGACGTTCAGGAACAAGTTGATGATGAAAATATGAGTGATACCGATCAAGAATCTGCCCCTGAATCTGGTGATGAAAATGTTAACAGCGATACAGTCGATAACCAAGTACAGATTAGAACAACAGGTGGCGGAGAATCATTGGACGAGTTGGACGAACCACCCGACGAATTCGAGATATTGATCAAAAAATCTGTTGCCGCTCAGATGCTCGGCATTGAGTTACCTACACTTTCGCCGAAAGCGATAGACATTTTAACAACAGAATTCCCTACTGAGTTAGAAATTGCCACTGGGGAACCTTGCCAAAGCGAGTTAGACAAGATCAGGGAGCCTGTGCAATCAATTGAGGATGTGGTCGATCCTAATGATGTCCACGGTGTGGGTGAGACTCACGACCTGGGCGTCGTCATCAATTTGTCACCCTCGTACCTTCTCACTATACGAGAGGCAGTCGAAATGGTACGACAAATTAATGTAAGGCTGGATGCCATGCTGCAAGCCTATGAAGCCGCTCCAGCTGGTGTTTCACCTCCTCCCAGATTCTCAAGATTCCCCCGATACGTTGATGGAACACTTGAAATGTGGTGTGCCAATCGACTCACGTTGCAATGGCTGAATTACGCCGTATCAACAATACCATCCCCGCGGGATCAGACCTATATCCAAATGTCGAGGAAGACGGGACGTAATCGTAGAATTTACAAATGTTATTGTCACGTTCCCGATACAGGCCTTACGAAGAGTACAATGTATATGCGCTTGTGCCAGCAAAACCGAAACATTGAAGACTTGGAGCACTGGCTGACTGGgacattcaaaattaaaagtGGCTTGCTGGTCCGAATACATGTACCTACAGATAAGGTCAATATCTTGATGGAGAATGACTATCGGTTATATTATGGACTTGGCTGCACTTATGTCAGATTCTCAGGTCCTGGCGGTCTGCAGGCGACTCCACCGCCACTTCCGCCTCCGGTGGTACGTGAATTaagaaattaa